A genomic segment from Anas platyrhynchos isolate ZD024472 breed Pekin duck chromosome 5, IASCAAS_PekinDuck_T2T, whole genome shotgun sequence encodes:
- the BET1L gene encoding BET1-like protein isoform X2, whose protein sequence is MAEWGRGQNGSGVEDMLDVENKRMADSLASKVTRLKSLALDIDKDAEEQNRYLDGMDSDFMSVTGLLTGSVKRFSTMTRSGRDNRKLLCSVSAGLIVVFFILYYLVSRAGT, encoded by the exons ATGGCGGAGTGGGGCCGag gTCAGAATGGAAGCGGTGTGGAGGATATGCTGGATGTGGAGAACAAGCGTATGGCAGACAGTCTGGCTAGCAAGGTCACCAGGCTGAAGTCG CTGGCTCTGGATATTGACAAAGATGCTGAAGAACAGAATCGTTACCTGGATGGCATG gaTTCAGATTTTATGAGTGTGACTGGCCTGCTGACTGGCAGCGTGAAGCGTTTCTCCACCATGACACGGTCTGGGAGGGACAATCGCAAGTTACTCTGTTCCGTTTCTGCAGGACTGattgttgttttcttcatcCTCTACTATCTTGTGTCCAGAGCGGGAACTTGA
- the BET1L gene encoding BET1-like protein isoform X1, with protein sequence MVEVFGQNGSGVEDMLDVENKRMADSLASKVTRLKSLALDIDKDAEEQNRYLDGMDSDFMSVTGLLTGSVKRFSTMTRSGRDNRKLLCSVSAGLIVVFFILYYLVSRAGT encoded by the exons ATGGTTGAAGTTTTTG gTCAGAATGGAAGCGGTGTGGAGGATATGCTGGATGTGGAGAACAAGCGTATGGCAGACAGTCTGGCTAGCAAGGTCACCAGGCTGAAGTCG CTGGCTCTGGATATTGACAAAGATGCTGAAGAACAGAATCGTTACCTGGATGGCATG gaTTCAGATTTTATGAGTGTGACTGGCCTGCTGACTGGCAGCGTGAAGCGTTTCTCCACCATGACACGGTCTGGGAGGGACAATCGCAAGTTACTCTGTTCCGTTTCTGCAGGACTGattgttgttttcttcatcCTCTACTATCTTGTGTCCAGAGCGGGAACTTGA